One window from the genome of Malacoplasma penetrans HF-2 encodes:
- a CDS encoding potassium transporter TrkG, with the protein MKLNVKNIKRKIRKLHFSFKNHHFFFSDKWKNLLMMHWTYPKKIFLGILLIWLVGAILLYTPISFNYESYQYINNEYVFNLKETTIDQYMNSATAMHEYHFNFLKAIFTSASAFTNTGLSVIPSAGTYLSFFGQFIVFVLIEIGGFGYISLFYLIGKSLRKITKKDLFGTSLLNIERGGTKVSNSPKMIVRIFFVFIIIQIVFSLIFSGMFYSIPFYEQQSWAHFINTNSWTQIQYNVGGKIIQITPGDGFNEKANDLLSLTFDSNTLVKTYHNYPVSLWYSIFLTGSAVNNAGFDLFGYTSLQFLRNSNGISIQVLMLILIVIGGIGFPILYDLSNQVEWLIKYKIMYKIFKKQEYARFLKPKLSVFSKLCLWSALIVSAVSLAILYLTEYVGSNSYVGFEMNDSNIITGGSFFQNNISLINYPISANVQWSDGSSSLVSFWHGDPSLNKNFSIFFNCIASRSSGFSTVNFQNMTEASIVVLAILMFIGTSPSSTGAGIRTTTLFIMIKSLLSWYRGVEKTSMFKRKIPIKTIKESYMVFLSAVILVLVCTSIVFITSAHLINGKNLVADEYSSSNKIFNFSSFFFEICSAFGTSGNSMGITGSSSIQWWNLVILVILMYVGQMSMSAANLLFARKVPKKQESFYLEEDIRIG; encoded by the coding sequence ATGAAATTGAATGTCAAGAATATTAAAAGGAAAATTAGAAAACTTCACTTTTCTTTTAAAAACCACCATTTCTTCTTCTCTGATAAATGAAAAAATTTATTAATGATGCATTGAACCTATCCTAAAAAAATATTTTTAGGAATATTGTTAATCTGATTGGTTGGTGCAATTTTGCTATACACACCAATTTCATTCAATTATGAATCTTATCAATACATTAATAATGAATATGTTTTCAATTTAAAAGAAACAACTATTGATCAATATATGAATTCAGCAACTGCTATGCATGAATATCATTTTAATTTTTTAAAAGCTATTTTTACTTCTGCTTCTGCTTTTACAAATACAGGGCTATCTGTTATTCCTTCTGCTGGAACTTATTTATCTTTCTTTGGCCAATTTATTGTTTTTGTTTTAATTGAGATTGGTGGATTTGGTTATATTTCTTTGTTTTATTTAATTGGTAAATCATTAAGAAAAATAACTAAAAAAGATTTATTTGGAACATCACTATTAAATATTGAAAGAGGTGGGACTAAGGTTTCAAATTCTCCAAAAATGATTGTTAGAATCTTTTTTGTTTTTATCATTATTCAAATTGTTTTCTCTTTAATTTTTAGTGGAATGTTTTATTCTATTCCATTTTATGAACAACAATCATGAGCACATTTTATTAATACTAATTCATGAACTCAAATCCAATATAATGTTGGGGGTAAAATTATTCAAATAACACCAGGAGATGGTTTTAATGAAAAAGCAAATGATTTATTGAGTCTTACATTTGATAGCAATACATTAGTAAAAACATATCACAACTATCCTGTTTCATTATGGTATTCAATATTTTTAACAGGATCTGCCGTTAATAATGCTGGGTTTGATTTGTTTGGTTATACTTCTCTTCAATTTTTAAGAAACTCTAATGGAATATCAATTCAAGTTTTAATGTTAATTCTTATTGTAATTGGTGGAATAGGTTTTCCGATTTTATATGATTTATCTAATCAAGTTGAATGATTAATTAAATATAAAATCATGTATAAAATTTTTAAAAAGCAAGAATATGCAAGATTCTTAAAACCTAAGCTTAGCGTTTTTTCTAAACTTTGTTTATGATCTGCACTAATAGTAAGTGCAGTATCATTAGCTATTTTGTATTTAACAGAATATGTTGGTTCAAATAGTTATGTAGGTTTTGAAATGAATGATTCAAACATAATAACAGGTGGATCATTTTTTCAAAATAATATATCTTTAATTAACTACCCTATCAGTGCAAATGTACAGTGAAGTGATGGTTCTTCATCTTTGGTTTCTTTTTGACATGGAGATCCTTCATTAAACAAAAATTTTTCTATTTTCTTTAATTGTATAGCTTCAAGATCTTCAGGTTTTTCAACAGTTAACTTTCAAAACATGACAGAAGCATCAATAGTTGTTTTAGCTATTTTAATGTTTATAGGAACTTCACCTTCGTCAACTGGTGCCGGAATTAGAACTACAACATTATTTATTATGATTAAGTCATTATTAAGTTGATATAGAGGTGTTGAAAAAACAAGTATGTTTAAAAGAAAAATACCTATAAAAACTATCAAAGAATCTTATATGGTATTTTTATCAGCTGTAATTTTGGTTTTAGTTTGCACTTCTATTGTGTTTATAACTAGTGCACATTTAATTAATGGAAAAAACCTAGTTGCAGATGAATATAGTTCATCTAATAAAATATTTAATTTTTCTTCTTTCTTTTTTGAAATTTGTTCTGCTTTTGGTACATCTGGTAATTCAATGGGAATAACTGGTTCTTCTTCAATTCAATGATGGAATTTAGTAATCCTTGTAATATTGATGTATGTTGGTCAAATGAGTATGTCAGCTGCTAACTTATTATTTGCTAGAAAAGTTCCAAAGAAACAAGAATCATTCTATTTAGAAGAAGATATTAGAATTGGGTAA
- a CDS encoding DUF2130 domain-containing protein — translation MSKKISIRVKDVDKLEFYINESAQPNDYFSLNEVNEIDFSEIKKIIDQEKDEIVKNKIKEEEKNWLNKFKNSDEYTSLLKKNNDLANQINILNNEKNYIEKSAIEKTRNDYFEKIKNLEFEIQKLQNEKSNLINANSNKVNELEKIFQLKLDNEKMRLVDFYKEEIGKLKDSYQEEKGELESRIQDLLRNKSTNSKVIGEELENWILNKYNETLGLTGDCEFEKTTKDIEGTKPDFLFTVIDPITKSKLVSVMIEAKSEGMDGTKSKTKNSQHFERLEINRKKWNADYAILVTELEKEETFSIKKINNEANKNSFLARPEYFTVLLSIIRLLYIEKIKIIKHGENLKDKQELIDEFEKMKNEILTNSIKNISANLDNIIKESDTIFKAAEKIRNNASTALNSHINTIKNKIDNFKIQKISKTLDKVKNSEE, via the coding sequence ATGTCTAAAAAAATAAGTATTAGAGTAAAAGATGTTGATAAACTAGAATTTTATATTAATGAATCTGCACAACCAAATGATTATTTTTCATTAAATGAAGTTAATGAAATTGACTTTAGTGAGATTAAAAAAATTATTGATCAAGAAAAAGATGAAATAGTTAAAAACAAAATTAAAGAAGAAGAAAAAAACTGATTAAATAAATTTAAAAACAGTGATGAATATACATCTTTATTAAAGAAAAACAATGATCTAGCAAACCAAATTAATATTTTAAATAATGAAAAAAATTACATAGAAAAAAGCGCAATAGAGAAAACAAGAAATGATTATTTTGAAAAAATAAAAAATCTGGAGTTTGAAATACAAAAACTTCAAAATGAAAAAAGTAATTTAATTAATGCAAACTCTAATAAAGTAAATGAATTAGAAAAAATTTTTCAATTAAAGCTAGATAATGAAAAAATGAGATTGGTGGATTTCTACAAAGAAGAAATAGGTAAACTGAAAGATTCATATCAAGAAGAAAAAGGGGAATTAGAAAGCAGAATACAAGACTTATTAAGAAACAAATCCACTAATTCTAAAGTTATAGGAGAAGAGTTAGAAAACTGAATTCTTAATAAATACAATGAAACTTTAGGTTTAACAGGTGATTGTGAATTTGAAAAGACAACTAAAGATATAGAAGGGACTAAGCCTGATTTCTTATTTACAGTAATTGATCCTATAACTAAATCTAAATTAGTTAGTGTAATGATTGAAGCAAAATCTGAAGGAATGGATGGAACTAAATCTAAAACTAAAAATAGTCAACATTTTGAAAGATTAGAAATTAATAGAAAAAAATGAAATGCTGATTATGCTATTTTAGTTACAGAACTAGAAAAAGAAGAAACCTTCTCTATTAAAAAAATAAATAATGAAGCCAATAAAAATTCTTTTTTAGCTAGACCCGAATACTTCACTGTCTTGCTTTCAATCATTAGATTGCTTTATATTGAAAAAATAAAAATCATTAAGCACGGTGAAAATCTAAAAGATAAACAAGAATTAATAGATGAATTTGAAAAAATGAAAAATGAAATTTTAACTAATAGTATTAAAAATATATCTGCAAACTTAGACAATATAATAAAAGAATCTGACACTATTTTTAAAGCAGCAGAAAAAATAAGAAATAATGCTAGCACTGCATTAAACTCACATATAAATACAATAAAAAATAAAATTGATAATTTTAAAATCCAAAAGATTTCTAAGACATTAGATAAAGTAAAAAATAGTGAAGAATAA
- a CDS encoding MFS transporter gives MDIKGEKQIHPSVTQTTIGATKQTQVQKSDSSSVSISQKRLVLMWSLILLGYFLFVVQWYSISNFAGGYTQNIGSVHNNPALAAMPNWTITLMRGIGSILAGWLLAKVGHRYAVITVLSLMVAAFPFIIFASVPGNELFPGAEYNSDGVYAGSFAFFLIFRLFLAIGGTTLITYTNSVIAKMPTKDRPKFMTINQFGFNGGAFFANIFFCFGISQVINGTDAWIYILSAFVVLIAVILVLYFLWGKEVIPRATKGQNQTTLSSDVSYGKVFKSSYTWKLATIFIIWLVSVVFINSSTMRNVIEQSPANLKALVEWNIANGKTATSMANSTLSTSSSVVVGGGYDWVWPAFICCFVAGFFVGLVFISPYSKTIFKRKKFFHTMFALGFVLAAISIMCGYFGGYGNGAALAFMLIFIFFSGTFLWAVQPVLLSVYQQAPWSSPKYAGIVSGLIWGIGYVGYTIVELLLSVIFSYAGTNSFAADVTNLTTQITSNNGTYLTNGVVNWTAIDEAGIAYKTLASDYAGSIVVLVFFFVVCGLVFIPIQLLKSADMGTKDANGNFVPFSKEWNFLNWKFKDPAVMIK, from the coding sequence ATGGATATTAAAGGTGAAAAACAAATTCATCCTTCAGTTACTCAAACTACCATTGGTGCAACAAAGCAGACTCAGGTTCAAAAATCTGATTCTTCATCAGTAAGTATTAGTCAAAAAAGATTAGTACTGATGTGATCTCTAATTTTATTAGGATATTTCTTATTTGTTGTTCAGTGGTATTCAATTAGTAACTTTGCGGGTGGATATACACAAAACATTGGTAGTGTTCATAATAATCCTGCATTAGCAGCTATGCCAAATTGAACCATCACATTGATGCGTGGTATTGGATCAATTCTTGCTGGTTGATTATTAGCAAAAGTTGGACATAGATATGCTGTTATCACAGTGTTATCTTTAATGGTTGCAGCATTCCCATTCATTATCTTTGCTAGTGTCCCTGGAAATGAATTATTCCCTGGCGCTGAATATAACAGTGATGGTGTATATGCAGGAAGCTTTGCTTTCTTTTTAATCTTTAGATTATTCTTAGCTATTGGTGGAACTACTTTAATTACTTACACTAACTCAGTAATTGCTAAAATGCCAACAAAAGATAGACCTAAATTCATGACTATTAATCAATTTGGATTTAATGGTGGAGCATTTTTTGCTAACATCTTTTTCTGTTTTGGTATTTCTCAAGTAATTAATGGAACAGATGCTTGAATTTACATTCTTTCAGCTTTTGTAGTTTTAATTGCTGTTATTTTAGTTCTTTACTTTTTATGAGGGAAAGAAGTAATTCCAAGAGCTACTAAAGGTCAAAACCAAACTACTTTATCTTCAGATGTTTCTTATGGTAAAGTATTTAAATCTTCTTATACTTGAAAACTTGCTACAATTTTCATTATTTGATTAGTTTCAGTTGTATTTATCAACTCTTCAACTATGAGAAATGTTATTGAACAATCTCCGGCTAATTTAAAAGCTTTAGTGGAATGAAATATTGCTAATGGAAAAACTGCTACTTCTATGGCAAATTCTACTTTATCTACTTCTTCTTCAGTAGTAGTTGGTGGAGGTTATGACTGAGTGTGACCAGCATTTATTTGTTGTTTTGTTGCTGGTTTCTTTGTGGGGTTAGTATTTATTTCTCCATATAGCAAAACAATCTTCAAAAGAAAGAAATTCTTCCACACAATGTTTGCTCTTGGATTTGTGTTAGCTGCAATTTCAATTATGTGTGGTTACTTTGGTGGATATGGTAATGGTGCTGCTCTTGCATTCATGTTAATCTTTATCTTCTTCAGTGGAACTTTCTTATGAGCTGTTCAACCTGTATTGTTATCAGTTTATCAACAAGCTCCTTGATCAAGTCCTAAATATGCCGGTATTGTTTCTGGTTTAATTTGAGGAATTGGTTATGTTGGTTATACAATTGTTGAGTTATTACTTTCTGTAATATTCTCATATGCAGGTACTAATTCTTTTGCTGCAGATGTAACTAATTTAACTACTCAAATTACTTCAAACAATGGAACTTATTTAACTAATGGTGTTGTAAACTGAACTGCTATTGACGAAGCAGGCATTGCTTACAAAACATTAGCAAGTGATTATGCTGGTTCTATTGTTGTATTAGTATTCTTCTTTGTAGTTTGTGGTTTAGTATTTATCCCAATTCAATTACTAAAATCTGCAGACATGGGTACTAAGGATGCTAATGGTAATTTTGTACCGTTTAGTAAAGAATGAAATTTCTTAAACTGAAAATTCAAAGACCCAGCAGTTATGATTAAATAA
- a CDS encoding formate--tetrahydrofolate ligase, with product MTNNIFKYFNIKELEKFGKFYKVKKEYEIPKKLESKLILVTSINPTPEGEGKTTTLIGINDCLNYFGKESIACLRQPSMGPYFGIKGGATGSGKCEIQNPEKVNCGFTNDFYAIEAANNLIMSVIENEIYFNTDLEIDPQKIIWKRCIDINDRSLRDINYQVSKNTKINSSFSITAASNLMALFCLAKSKSDFKKRIENTLVAFSKSNKAIYVKDLNIIDSIMLILDDALKPNLVFSQDNNPIIMHGGPFANIAHGCNSVIALSCGLNKAEYVLTEAGFGSELGAEKFINILCRETNLVPNLVVLTITLKAIKYHGVNNSNNTSPLTDEKEKIDIGFNNVIHHFNLLKNLNLNVCIVINKFSDDNKNELDYLFNKSSELTKTVISTMWQDGASKNKSLFETIIESVQEPKPINWTYDLKDNAVNKINDLSTKVYNGATITYSDLATAKLKDNENWIQDYYVCGAKTPYSPSIKNEYMDTNKHDIHVEDIEINHAVKFIIPIFSKTFLMPGLPKVPNAKKIKINFDKFKYE from the coding sequence ATGACTAACAATATTTTTAAATACTTCAATATTAAAGAATTAGAAAAATTTGGAAAATTTTATAAAGTAAAAAAAGAATATGAAATCCCAAAGAAACTAGAGAGTAAATTAATATTAGTTACCTCTATTAATCCCACTCCTGAAGGAGAAGGAAAAACAACAACACTAATAGGAATTAATGATTGTTTAAATTATTTTGGGAAAGAATCTATTGCATGTTTAAGACAACCTTCTATGGGTCCTTATTTTGGAATTAAGGGTGGAGCTACAGGAAGTGGAAAATGTGAAATTCAAAACCCTGAAAAAGTAAATTGTGGATTCACAAATGATTTTTATGCAATTGAAGCTGCCAATAACCTAATTATGTCAGTAATTGAAAATGAAATATATTTTAATACTGATTTAGAAATTGATCCACAAAAAATTATCTGAAAAAGATGTATTGATATTAATGACAGATCATTAAGAGATATTAATTATCAAGTAAGTAAAAACACAAAAATAAATAGTAGTTTCTCTATAACTGCCGCTAGTAATTTGATGGCTCTTTTTTGTTTAGCAAAAAGCAAATCAGATTTTAAAAAAAGAATTGAAAATACATTAGTAGCATTTTCAAAATCTAATAAAGCAATATATGTAAAAGATTTAAATATTATTGATTCTATTATGTTAATTCTTGATGATGCGCTAAAACCTAATTTAGTATTTTCACAAGACAATAATCCAATCATTATGCATGGTGGACCTTTTGCAAATATTGCTCATGGTTGTAATAGTGTGATTGCTTTATCATGTGGATTAAACAAAGCTGAATATGTATTAACTGAAGCTGGATTTGGAAGTGAATTAGGAGCAGAAAAATTCATTAACATTTTATGTAGAGAAACAAACTTAGTTCCAAATTTAGTAGTTTTAACAATCACATTAAAAGCTATTAAATATCATGGTGTAAATAACTCTAACAACACTTCACCTTTAACTGATGAAAAAGAAAAAATAGATATTGGATTTAATAATGTAATTCATCATTTTAATTTATTAAAAAATTTAAATCTGAATGTTTGTATTGTTATTAATAAATTTAGTGATGACAACAAAAATGAATTAGATTATTTATTTAATAAATCAAGTGAATTAACTAAAACTGTAATTTCAACAATGTGACAAGATGGAGCAAGTAAAAATAAATCATTATTTGAAACTATTATTGAATCAGTCCAAGAACCAAAACCAATTAATTGAACCTACGATTTAAAAGATAATGCAGTTAACAAAATAAATGATTTATCTACAAAAGTTTATAATGGAGCAACAATAACATATAGTGATTTAGCAACAGCAAAATTAAAAGATAATGAAAACTGAATTCAAGATTATTATGTTTGTGGAGCAAAAACTCCATATTCTCCGTCTATCAAAAATGAATATATGGATACAAATAAACATGATATACATGTAGAAGATATTGAAATTAATCATGCCGTAAAATTTATAATTCCTATTTTTTCAAAAACATTTTTAATGCCTGGGCTTCCTAAAGTTCCAAATGCTAAAAAAATAAAAATTAATTTTGACAAATTTAAATATGAATAG
- a CDS encoding lipoate--protein ligase, with protein MKIIKLTSNNPSINLSSEYFYLTNQNYKDDDIFLFWKNKNTIVIGKNQSYANEVNQIYANEINAKIVRRMSGGGAVFQDDGNICFTFIKRNQKSKFNFKDCLYDIVEFLNSVNIKAEFSGRNDIIVNGKKISGNAVMFHKDDYLIHGTLLFNVDVEKMVRLLTVDKSKLISKGVESVRSRVENICNLTSIKQDEFENQFLSFLENKYQTKQIIEDLSNNEDVKKLDLEKFNNKDWIFGRDFEFNYQNKIRIENGLLEIKLQTENNIIKDIKLNSDGLFCFDLETFENLFINQQYNIEVIKNIANNFNLNEILEGLTPNNIVELFFNNI; from the coding sequence ATGAAAATCATTAAGTTAACATCCAATAACCCATCAATAAATTTATCTAGTGAATACTTTTATTTAACAAATCAAAATTATAAAGATGATGATATCTTTTTATTTTGAAAAAATAAAAACACCATAGTAATAGGTAAAAACCAAAGTTATGCAAATGAAGTAAATCAAATTTATGCAAATGAAATAAATGCAAAGATAGTTAGAAGAATGAGTGGTGGTGGTGCAGTTTTTCAAGATGATGGAAATATTTGTTTCACTTTCATTAAAAGAAACCAAAAAAGTAAATTTAATTTTAAAGATTGTTTATATGACATTGTTGAGTTCTTAAATTCTGTTAATATCAAAGCAGAATTTTCAGGAAGAAATGACATTATAGTAAATGGAAAAAAGATTTCTGGAAATGCTGTAATGTTTCACAAAGATGATTATTTAATTCATGGAACATTATTATTTAATGTTGATGTAGAAAAAATGGTTAGATTACTAACTGTTGATAAATCTAAATTAATTTCTAAAGGTGTAGAGTCTGTTAGAAGTAGAGTTGAAAATATATGTAACTTAACCTCAATAAAGCAAGATGAATTTGAAAATCAATTTTTATCTTTTTTAGAAAACAAATATCAAACTAAACAAATTATTGAAGATTTATCAAACAATGAAGATGTTAAAAAACTAGATTTAGAAAAGTTTAATAATAAAGATTGAATTTTTGGGAGAGACTTTGAATTTAATTATCAAAACAAAATCAGAATTGAAAATGGATTGTTAGAAATTAAATTACAAACTGAGAATAACATTATTAAAGACATCAAACTTAATAGTGATGGTTTATTTTGTTTTGATTTAGAAACATTTGAGAATTTATTCATTAACCAACAATACAATATAGAAGTAATAAAAAACATAGCTAATAATTTCAATTTAAATGAAATATTAGAAGGACTAACTCCAAATAATATTGTTGAATTATTTTTTAATAATATATAA